The Pirellulimonas nuda genome includes a region encoding these proteins:
- the csrA gene encoding carbon storage regulator CsrA: protein MLVLSRKKNESIVINDDITIVVVEIRGDKVRLGVEAPKEVPVHRNEVYEAIRRAQTADESPDSCVGPSEAAGAAAGE from the coding sequence ATGTTGGTCCTCTCCCGGAAGAAGAACGAAAGTATTGTCATCAACGACGACATCACCATCGTGGTGGTGGAAATCCGGGGGGACAAGGTCCGCCTAGGAGTCGAGGCGCCCAAGGAAGTGCCCGTGCACCGCAACGAGGTGTACGAAGCCATCCGCCGTGCGCAAACGGCCGATGAATCTCCCGATAGCTGCGTCGGCCCATCCGAAGCCGCAGGCGCCGCCGCCGGAGAGTAG
- a CDS encoding ferrochelatase, translating to MGEPYDSFLLVSFGGPEGPADVMPFLENVLRGKNVPRERMLEVEAHYQHFGGVSPINAQNRTLIASLRAEFDAAGVDLPIYWGNRNWDPLLPDTLRQMAADGRRRALAFFTSAFSCYSGCRQYRENIAAAREEVGAGAPVVEKLRMCFNHPGFIEPNAQNVRTCLEQVPPERRGEALVLFTAHSIPLSMAENCRYEAQLNEASRLVAEGAGAPRWRLVYQSRSGPPHQPWLEPDVCDFLREEHARGGLNDVVILPIGFVSDHMEVMFDLDTEARDLCEELGVNMLRAPTVGTHPRFVSMIRELVTERIAGDEKPALGAFGPSHDVCPADCCLYTPRRP from the coding sequence GTGGGCGAACCGTACGACAGCTTCCTGCTGGTTTCTTTCGGCGGGCCCGAGGGCCCGGCGGACGTCATGCCGTTCCTTGAGAACGTGCTGCGCGGCAAGAACGTGCCGCGCGAGCGGATGCTGGAAGTCGAAGCGCACTACCAGCACTTCGGCGGCGTGAGCCCGATCAACGCCCAGAACCGCACGCTGATCGCTTCGCTGCGGGCCGAGTTCGACGCCGCCGGGGTGGACCTGCCGATCTACTGGGGCAACCGCAACTGGGACCCACTGCTCCCCGACACGCTTCGCCAGATGGCGGCCGACGGGCGCCGGCGGGCTCTGGCGTTCTTCACCAGCGCGTTTAGTTGCTACTCGGGCTGCCGACAGTACCGAGAGAACATCGCGGCGGCGCGGGAAGAAGTAGGCGCCGGGGCGCCCGTCGTTGAGAAGCTGCGGATGTGCTTCAATCACCCCGGCTTTATCGAGCCAAACGCCCAAAACGTGCGTACCTGCTTGGAACAGGTCCCGCCCGAACGCCGAGGCGAGGCGCTGGTGCTCTTCACGGCGCACAGCATCCCGCTTTCGATGGCGGAGAACTGCCGCTACGAGGCACAGCTCAACGAGGCGTCGCGCCTGGTAGCCGAGGGCGCCGGCGCCCCACGCTGGCGACTGGTCTACCAGAGCCGGAGCGGGCCCCCCCACCAACCGTGGCTGGAGCCAGACGTGTGCGATTTCCTGCGCGAAGAGCACGCCCGGGGGGGGCTCAACGACGTTGTGATCCTGCCTATCGGCTTCGTGTCGGACCACATGGAGGTGATGTTCGACCTAGACACCGAGGCGCGCGACCTCTGCGAGGAGCTGGGCGTCAACATGCTGCGGGCGCCGACCGTCGGAACGCACCCGAGGTTTGTCTCGATGATCCGCGAGCTGGTCACCGAACGGATCGCAGGCGACGAAAAGCCCGCGCTGGGCGCATTCGGGCCGAGCCACGACGTCTGCCCGGCCGACTGCTGCTTGTACACGCCGCGCCGGCCGTAG
- a CDS encoding transglutaminase-like domain-containing protein: MFFALLVTLVARDAPAQLAEADAGASAVQYGEPRAGRFRVGAEITASRGACRAIRAMVAVPLECPEQSVRIVKEEFSPDVESVSYRDLQGGARQMLITVPRLADGATATAVVTFEVVTRPILPPSDAVTAGLKIPRSTPRDLRKYVTVSPFIQSRDSKFRSWSRELLAGLTDEASDWQRVEAFYDAMLEKIEYAEGVDKSALETLRDGQADCFGRSAVFIALCRAAGVPARAVWVQDHCYAEFYLEDEEGEGAWFPAESAGTRAFGEMPLARTIMQKGDNFRIPERPKDRLFYATDFLVGLPMPGSGKPSVKYIREPVN; encoded by the coding sequence TTGTTCTTTGCGCTTTTGGTAACGCTTGTCGCGCGCGACGCGCCGGCGCAACTCGCCGAGGCCGACGCCGGGGCCAGCGCCGTGCAGTACGGCGAGCCGCGTGCGGGCCGCTTCCGGGTTGGCGCCGAGATCACCGCGTCTCGCGGCGCCTGCCGGGCGATCCGCGCCATGGTGGCGGTGCCGCTCGAGTGCCCCGAGCAGAGCGTGCGGATCGTGAAAGAAGAGTTCTCTCCCGACGTAGAGTCGGTCTCCTACCGCGACCTGCAGGGGGGGGCACGGCAGATGCTGATCACGGTGCCCCGCCTCGCGGACGGCGCCACCGCCACGGCGGTTGTGACGTTCGAGGTGGTCACGCGCCCCATCTTGCCCCCGTCCGACGCGGTAACCGCCGGGCTGAAGATCCCACGATCGACCCCCCGCGACCTGCGGAAGTACGTCACCGTGAGCCCCTTTATTCAGTCGCGCGACTCAAAGTTCCGCTCGTGGTCGCGCGAGTTGCTCGCGGGGCTCACCGACGAGGCGAGCGACTGGCAACGCGTCGAGGCGTTCTACGACGCCATGCTGGAAAAAATCGAATACGCCGAAGGGGTGGATAAGAGCGCGCTCGAAACGCTGCGCGACGGCCAGGCCGATTGCTTCGGCCGCAGCGCGGTGTTCATCGCGTTGTGCCGCGCCGCGGGCGTGCCGGCGCGGGCGGTGTGGGTGCAAGACCACTGCTACGCGGAGTTCTATCTCGAAGACGAGGAGGGGGAGGGCGCCTGGTTCCCCGCGGAGAGCGCCGGGACGAGGGCGTTCGGCGAGATGCCGTTGGCGCGGACCATCATGCAGAAGGGGGACAACTTCCGCATCCCCGAACGCCCCAAGGACCGGCTCTTCTACGCAACCGATTTCTTGGTCGGCCTGCCGATGCCGGGCTCCGGTAAACCAAGCGTCAAGTACATCCGCGAACCGGTCAACTAG